The Verrucomicrobiota bacterium genomic sequence CGGGCGCGACGATTCCGGCGACCCGGTTCCTCCCGGCACCTACACGATCTTTGTAGAGGCAAATCGCGAGCGCGGCACTTACGCCAAAGAGAGCGCAAAGATTTCGTGCGGCTCGGAGCCATCCCAAAGCGTCGTCAAAGCCACGTCAGAGTTTGAAGAAGCCCAACTCACGTACGGCCCTTCCCCGTCCGAATAGAATCCCCTCCAGGAATGAACTCGGGTGAACATCGGCGGAGGCTCCTCAAGAAGTGGTCCCGCACGCTTCACATTTACCTCTCCATGCTGGGACTTCTCGGCATTCTCTTTTTCTCTCTGACGGGACTCCTGCTGAATCATCCGGATTGGTGCGGGTTGTCCACGCCGCGGGTCACCAAGGTCGAAGGCGCCGTTCCTTTGGAGATGCTCAAGACGCCGGACCAATTCGCGGTCGTCGAGAAACTCCGCAAGGATTTCGGCGCCACCGGCGCGGTGGATTCATTTGAAGCCGACGAGGACCGGATCACGGTAGTTTTCAAAAGTCCGGCGCGGCGTGTGCAGGCGGTCATTGACCGGCAGAAAGGCCGCGCGGAAGTCCTGCTGGAAAGCCGCAACGCGGCCGCCCGCCTGGCCGAACTGCACCGCGGAGTCGAGGCCGGTTCCGCGTGGCGATTCATCCTCGACGCCATCGCGGTGCTGCAACTTGTCGGCGCGCTCACCGGAGTGTTGCTCTGGTGTCTGGTGCCGCGCTGGCGTCCGCTGGGGCTGGCCGCGCTCGCCGTGTGCGGAGCCGCCTGCGGCCTCGTTTACTGGTTTCTGGTGCCGTAGACGGTAGCCCGGCAATTACGAAAGAATCTACTGGGACTTCGTGGCGGCGGACGGACAAAAGCCCCGGCCGGACGACATCACGAAGCCGCTTCAAACCGTCATGAAGGAATTGGGGTTTACGAACGACGATTTGTTCATCTGACGACAGATCCACCGGAGACCCTTAGTCAACAGCTCTGCCTGCCTGCCGCGAACCGCGATTTGCGTTTGCCAAATCCTCCGGGGTCCCTTAGCTTGCCTGCCGATGTCAGTGGCTCAGCCCGCAACAACGACGACTTTCTAGGCGTTCACGAACAACGTGGACGCCAACGCCTCGCACTTTCCAGTTCGAGGCGTTTTTGTTTGGTGTAGCTCAATCAACCACGGATGGACACGGATGAACACGGATAAGGGACCCGATCTAATCAGACCCGCGGGGGACAAATTGCTGCTCCGGGAAGAGACGCACCAAATCCTCGCTTGCTCGTTTGAGGTGCTCAACGAGTTGGGGCACGGCCTCCACGAGAAATGCTATGAAAATGCATTGGTCGTGGAATTCGCCCTTCGCAAGATCGGATTCGCCCAACAGCGTCAGTTTGAGGTCCTTTACAAAGGCCACAAAGTCGGGCTTTTCATCCGCCTCCCATCCGTGTCCATCCGTGTCGATCCGTGGTTAAAATAGATGTTATGGAATCAGCCAAGCAACCGAACGAACGCAAATCTCTCGACGAACGCGCCCGGATGACCGATCTGGAACGCATCCGCCATTCCTGCGCCCACGTCATGGCCACCGCCATCTTGCGGTTGTGGCCCGACGCCCAATTCGCCGCCGGCCCGCCCGTCGAAAATGGTTTTTACTACGACGTGGACCTGAGCCATCGCATCTCGCCCGAAGATTTCGAGAAGATCGAGGCCGAGATGAAGAAAGAGATCAAAGCCAACCACGTCTTCGAGAAGATCGTCGTCACGCGCGAGCAAGCGGTGAAGGACGCGGAGAGCGGGCGGCTCGGCGGATTGAGCGAGCGTCCGGGCAATCCGAGTCAATTCAAGCTCGGCAATCTCGCGGACATTCCCGAAGGCGAGCCGATCACTTACTTCAAGAACGGCGATTTCCTCGATCTGTGCGCCGGGCCGCACGTGATGCGCACCGGCAACATCGGCGCCTTCCGGCTCACGCACGTGGCCAGCGCTTACTACAAAGGCGATGAGAAGAATCCGCAGCTCCAGCGCATTTACGGCACGGCGTTCAAGAACAAGACGGAAATGGAGGCCTACTTCACGATGGTCGAGGAAGCCAAGAAACGCGACCACCGCAAGATCGGCCAGGAGATGGGCCTGTTCACGATCGACACCGAATTCGTCGGCCCCGGTCTGCCGCTCTGGCTGCCCAAGGGCGCGGCGATTGTCGAGGAACTGGAGAAGCTGGCCAAGGAAACCGAGTTCGCCGCCGGCTACGTCCGCGTCAAGACGCCGCACATTGCGAAGGAGAAGATGTACCTGACCAGCGGGCATCTGCCGATTCTCTACAAAGACTCGATGTTTCCGCCGATGGAACTCGAAAAGGATGAATTCGAAACCAGAAGACTCAAAGCTCAAGAGAGAGAACTTCGCGAGAGAATCCGGGAGTTTCTGTCAAAGCAGTCACAAGCGTTCGCCCAAGCCCGATTGAGTGAAGCTCAGGATACTGGCGACGTTCCCGCCGGTCTTTCTGTAGATGCACTTCAGAAGCTGATTGCGATGAAGATTCCGGGAGAG encodes the following:
- a CDS encoding GxxExxY protein — encoded protein: MNTDKGPDLIRPAGDKLLLREETHQILACSFEVLNELGHGLHEKCYENALVVEFALRKIGFAQQRQFEVLYKGHKVGLFIRLPSVSIRVDPWLK